The following is a genomic window from Ghiorsea bivora.
CGCCCCAAACGTACGCTAGCCACTGATTTATCCAACCAAAACCGTTGTTTACGCAATACATCAAACTGCCAAAATACAGTCAGCGAAGAACCGCCAGCCAAAACATTCAGCACGTATGCTTCTTGATTAAAAGTCTGAACATCGCAATAAACCACACCATCCTCAATATGGACATGCGTTTCTTTGTTTAGATTTTCTTTTGCTTCTAACGGTGTCCATGTAAAACACACACATAAAAGGTATATCAATACGCGTAACATTACCGCTAGCCTAAAACGGATATTCGCGATGAGCAACTTATGCCAGCATAATCATTGATAACTGACGACCTGTATCGCCTTCATCCCGCCGAAATGAATAGTATAAAGGGTCAATATGGCAAACTGTACAGTGGGATGAAGTTTCGATATTTTCAGGCTGTACACCAGCACATAAGAGTTGCTCCTGATTCACTGAAGCTAAATCTACAAAATAAGTTCCATGACGATAAAAGCTTACGTTTTGTTGACAAACATCACTAAACTTCTTGGCAACATCTGGGCTCACTTCAAAACAGCATGGACCAATAGATGGACCTAAACTTGTCACAATTTTTTCAGCATTAGCCCCACGCTCACACATGGCTTGCACAGCTTTAAACACAGCTTGTGCCACAGTACCTTTCCAGCCTGCATGTACAGCTGCAATCACACCAGCTTGTTGATCCGCCAAAAGTATGGGTACACAATCTGCGGTACGCACAGCTAAAGCAACACCCTGATCTGTAGCCAGCAATATATCTGCTTCTTGCTGATGCATATGACCCAAACCCGAGCAGTGTAATACTTCTGCCTTATGAGCTTGTATCACTTGATGCGGTATAGGCATATGGGTCTGATGACATAATACTTGGATATTGTGAGCCAACTTTGTTTCATCAAGCAGTGAAAAATCAGCGGTCGTTCCAGCCTCGCGATTCGTAAACACGGCTTGAACACCATGTTTCTGCAATAACCGTGAAACATAAAACATCTTACATCAATGTTTTTAACGCTGTATTTAACTGCGCAAGTTCATCAGGAAATGGCGCAAAACACAAAATATCTTCTTGCGTAATTGGGTGCACAAAACCTAATGTTTCCGCATGCAAAGCTTGGCGAGATAAATTTTTCAACACACTGTATGCTGGTTCCGCAATGGTTTTACTTGGATTAAATTTACGACCGTACACTGCATCACCCAATACAGGCATACCTTCATGACTTAAATGCACCCGAATCTGATGTGTACGCCCAGTATGAAGCCGCAAACGCATGCGGCAAAAGTGTTCATCAAAACGTTGCTCTAAACTGGCGTCGGTAATCGCTACTTTTCCTTGCGGCACCACTGCCATTTTTTGTCTATTATGCGGGTGTCTACCAATCGGAAGCTCAATGCGTTTCTGCATCCAACGTGGAAAACCTCGACACCACGCAACATACTCTCGTTGCAAATCATGGTTAGCAAATAATGCAGACAAGCCTTGGTGCGCAGCTTCAGTTTTGGCAACCACCAAACTACCTGAAGTATCTTTATCTAACCGATGTACAATACCTGGTCTCTCAACACCATTAATACCAGGCAGACTTTCACAGTGATGCAACAAAGCATGCACCAATGTACCCGTATCATGACCATGAGAAGGATGAACAACCATACCCGCAGGTTTATTGACTACAATAAGGTATTCATCCTCAAATAATACATCCAGTGGTATATCTTCTGGTTGCAAGTCCATGGCTTGAGCCACAGGGATGTCAGCAAGAAAAACATCGCCTTCCATCACTTTTACCGACCGCTTCAAGCGTTGTTTTTTTGCACCAGACTGCCAAATACAACCTTCATCCAATAACTGTTGAATACGCACCCTTGTTAATCCAGACAGGGCTGTTAAAGCCGCATCCAAACGTTTCCCATGCCACTCACTAGGAATATCCCACGTGACTACATTCTTATCCGAAGTCACAACTTATACTTCTGTCGTAGTTGACGGCTCTTTTTTCGGTTGCGCGGCAGCAGTATTATTTTTCTTTTGATTATTTTGCTGCTGGTTGTTTTGCGTCTGATCGTTCTGTTGTTGAGCACCTTGCTGTTGACCCGCTTTATCTTTTGCTGGGCGACGACGACGACGACGGCGACGCTTTTGCCCTTCTTCGCCTTCAGTTTTGGTCGGTTTTTCCTGTTTTACATCCACTTTTACCGCAGGTTTATTCTTTTTCGTACGATTGGGTGTACGTTTGCGTTTGCGTGAAGTGTTTTTATGCTTCACCTCTGGTTTATCTTCTTTTTTCTCACCAAAAAGTTTATCTAAAAGCGCCTTAAACCAACCCACTTTAACAGCCTTCACAATCGGTTGTGGAATACCTACCACGGGTTTCATCGGTTTAAGCTTGCGAGCAACACGCTGAGGTTTTTTGCCTTTCATTGTATCTTCAAGCATTTCCAAACGGTCTTGGTTATCATCACGCCAATGTCGTTCGATACGGTAGTGTGGAATCATCAAATCGGGGCGGATTTGCAAAGAAATCTGCACATCATGATTTTCTTCAATGCGGGCAATATAGTCCCGCTTATTATTCATCAGGTATTCACCTGTTTCCGATGGCACTTGAACCACAAGCTTGGGTTTTTTGCCTTTTTCAGCCAAATCTTCCATGCGCGTCAACATTTGTAACGCCATAGACTCAACCGTCAGAATAGAACCACGACCTTGGCAACGCGGACATGTTTCCGTTGTTGTTTCACGCACCGAAGGATGCAAACGCTGACGTGACATTTCCAACAGACCAAAGCGTGAAATACGTGCAAATTGCACTCTGGCTTTGTCTGCAGCTGTGGCACTGCGCAATTCTTCTTCAACTTGTTGACCATGTTTTCGGTTTGCCATATCGATAAAATCAACCACAACCAAACCACCAATATCTCGAATGCGAAGTTGGCGCGCAATTTCACGCGCAGCCTCAAGATTGGTATCCAAGGCTGTGTCATCAATATGTTTACGCCCTGTGGAGCGCGATGAGTTCACATCTACTGCAGTTAAAGCTTCCGTGGGGTCAAATACAATAGAGCCACCCGACGGCAAACGAATCTCACGTTCATGAATTTGTTCACATTGGCTTTCAATACCATATTGGCGGAAAATAGGTTTTTTACCCCTATATAGTTTTACTAATTTCTCTTTGCCTGGTAATACCGCATGCACAAAGTTTTTGGTGCGGGTATAAACCTCATGGTTATCCACCCAGATCTCATGAATATCATCACTAAAATGATCACGTATGGCACGGGTTGCCATGTCTCCTTCCAAATAAATCAATGAAGGTGATGGTGCTGTGCCACTTTTGATACGAATTTCATCCCACAAACGTTGTAAATACGAATAATCACGTTCCAAAGCTTCCAGCTTTTGGTCACGTCCTGCAGTACGAACAATCAAACCCATATTATCAGGCACATTCAATTGCGATAAAATTTCTTTAAGTGCACGACGCACATCTTCTGGAAGTTTACGTGAAATACCACCGCGCTCTGTATTTGGGCTCAATACCAAATAACGGCCAGCCAACGATAAATACGTGGTTAAAGCAGCACCTTTATTACCGCGCTCTTCCTTTACCACCTGCACCAATACTGATTGTTTTGGTTCTAATACATCTTGAATATTTACGTTGCGTGGATCTTGGGTTTTATCAACACCATCTTTCCAATAGTCCGGATGAATTTCGCTTAGTGGCATAAAACCTTGGCGCAACGCACCATATTCTACAAATGCGGCCTGCAAGCTGGCTTCAACTTTGGTGATGGTTCCTTTATAAATATTGCCCTTGGTTAGGACTTTGTGCGTGGATTCTATGTCTAGTTCTTGTAAAAAGTCATCTTCGACAATAGCAACACGGCTTTCTTCCTCGTGTGAGGCGTTGATCAACATCAACTTCTTCATTGCGGTTCCTTTACCGCTGACAGTATAAACCTTTGAAACAACACAAGTTATTGTGATATCCAAAGCATATTTTAATTGTCACCCCAACCAAGTATTTGCACACAACAAACACCAAACTCGGGTTAAAATCTGTATCTATTTAAGACCGTCAGGCGGCTTTTATATTTATTTACTGTACATCGCTCAACACGGCGTTGGCTAAGGTGAGTCCCCTAAGAAAAATGACTCACTCTCCGTAAATATCGTCTGAACGAAGCGACTAACTTCTCAAGTTGCATGTTTAGCACCCTTGTTTTCAAACCGATACGCGACACATTACTCGCTATATATCGCCACACACGCGGAACACATGTACAATCTGCCCCATTAAAGCAAATAGGAGCCACTTTGGCAAGTTCAGAGCTAAAAAACGAAAAGAAACCCCACCTTATTATTGATAAAAATGAGGATAATAGCCGTATTGACCGCGTACTTTGCCGCCTGCTAGGGCAGGAAAAGCGTACCCTTATTTTGCGCTTGATCCGAAAAGGAAACGTAAGGGTCAATAGCAAACGTATTAAACCCGAGTTTCGTGTTCATGAAGGCGACAGTGTATTTTTACCCGCCAGCCTGCGTCCTGATGCCCCTGAACAACAAGCTCAAACATTTATGCCAACCATCAAAAACTTAATCACCCTTTATGAAGATGATGATTTACTGATCATTGATAAACAGGCAGGCATTGTTGTACATGGCGGCAGTGGTCATGATGTAGGGCTGGTTGAACGCCTTAAAGTACAACTCAACTTGCCAGAATTACGCTTGGCACACCGCCTAGATAGAGATACCAGTGGATGTTTATTACTGGCCAAAAACCTAAAAACCTTACGCAAACTTACCGAAAGTTTTCGTAATCGTGATGCCCACAAAACATATCTCGCTTGGGTAGCAGGACACCCCTACCCTTATGCAGGACGCATGCAGTCCAAACTACTTAAAGGTGTGACCCAAAGTGGTGAGCGTATGGTTGTGGATTCTGAACATGGGCAAGAAGCCATCACTGATCTACAAACCGTATTGTTGCGTGAACATGCAGACTGGCGGTACAGCTTGGTTGCATTACAGCCGCACAGCGGAAGAACCCATCAACTGCGTGTACAGCTACAACAAGAGGGACATGCTATCTTGGGCGACCCCAAATACGCAGAAAAAGGCGACCTTAAACATTACAAAACTATCAAAGGAAAAGGTTTAGCTTTGCATGCTTGGCGACTTCGTTTTGAACACCCAAGTACAGGAAAAATATTAGAATGTCGTGCGCCTTGGCCTAAGCGTTGGGCGCACTTCAAAAAAGAGACCTAAGGAAGTTCTGAACAAACCATGAACTCGCATCTTGCGCCCAAAGCATTCAAAATCTGCTTCTCTCAAACTTATTCAGAGCTTCCTTAAAAGTTTACTTCTTATCTTTGGCTTCGTTCACGCGAAGCTTGCGACCTGCAAACTCTTCGCCATTAAGCACTAAAGCTGCTTTCACATCGCCAGCCGAACCCATTTCTACAAAACCATAACCTTTGGGGCGGCGACTAGGGCCACCACGAACCAAACGCACAGAAACAACCGTACCATAAGTTTCAAACAAACGTTGTACTTCTTCTTCACGCGCTTTAAATGGGATATTACCCACATACAACACATTTGTATTATTATGTTTCACTTTTGAACTCGAGCGACATGGACCGCCACCAAATGCCCAGGCACCCAATAAAAAGCCAATCACTAAACCCGATGCCAACACTGAACCTACAGGTATTTCTTGGTTCAAACCTACCATAGGGCCAACAAAATAACCAATCAAACCCAATGCAATTGCCATCGCAATACCTTTACTTACACAACCAATATTCATAAAAAAACACTCCAAAAAGGGATACAACCCTGAAAAATATGGGCGCAACCTGCCAATTTTCACTAAAGAAACAACAAGATTGATATGAACCTTTTGCTATCACTTACGTTTTACATAAGTTTTCGACCATGAAAACAAACGCGCTTATGATTCAAGGAACAGCCTCAGGTGTCGGAAAATCTGTCTTAGTTGCAGGCCTTTGCCGCCTACTTGCTCGTAATGGCGTGAAGGTTGCTCCGTTTAAGCCACAAAACATGAGCAACAATGCAGCAGTCACTGCAGATGGCGGCGAAATCGGTAGAGCCCAAGCCTTACAAGCCTTGGCTTGCGGCATTCAACCGACTGTAGATATGAACCCTGTACTTATCAAACCTGAAAGCAACCAAAAGGCACAATTGATTGTACGCGGCAAAGTACATGGTCGTTTACATGCCAAACATTTTCGTAAAGATAGAATTGCCTTGCTCGATACCGTGCTCCAATCCTTTGACACCCTACAACAACAATATGACATGGTGATTATTGAAGGTGCTGGCTGCCCAGCAGAGCCCAATCTTATGCTTGGTGACATTGCCAATATGGGTTTTGCCGAAGCTGCGGATATACCCGTGTGGTTGGTTGGAGACATTGATAAAGGCGGTGTGTTCGCCTCCCTCAAAGGATGCATTGATATTCTACAAGATGAACACAGTCATAGGATTCAAGCCCTACTCATCAATCGATTCAGAGGTGATCCAGCTTTATTGAATGATGCTTTAACGTGGCTTGAGCAAGACACAAACAAACCCATCATAGGGGTAATCCCTATGCTTAATTTAGACTTACCTGAAGAAGACAGTCCCTTTAAACATGAGCAATTATCTAAAAAACAACAGCAACTGCATATTGCCGTGATTGCTTATCCACACATGTCTAACCATGATGACTTAGACCCTTTAGCCTCCGACCCAGATATCCAAGTCTCTTTTGTACGCAATACAGATGAACTTCAACCTTGTGACTTGATTGTATTACCTGGCTCCAAACATGTGTCTTCAGACTTGGCTTGGTTAAAAACACAAGGATTTGCTGATAAAATCCAACAACATTTACGCTATCACGGAAAAGTTTTAGGTATTTGTGGTGGCCTTCAAATGTTGGGGAAGCATATTGTAGACACCGTTGACGATGCATTTAGCTCCAGTGTCGAAGGCGAAAGCTGCCAAGGTTTAAGCCTATTACCCATACACACCCAAATGATGCCTGAAAAAACACTCAAACAAGTACAGCAAACAGCAAACTTTCCGCAAGGACACTTGGTCACAGGATATGAAATTCACCATGGCGTATCCCATACCAATGAACATCTATTTCCTTTTGCTGCATGCTCTGAAGACAAACAAGTCTGGGGAACTTATGTGCACGGTTTATTTGAACAAGGTGAATTTCGCCAAGCTTGGTTACTCGAACTAGGCTTTAAGACAACAAATAACACCAATCAATATGATCGAACCTTGGCATCTTTAGATATACTTGCTGACCAATTGAAAAAAAGCCTGCACCCCCAATATCTACAACAACTGCTAATACCAAAATCCTAAATCTTTTTCGCTTCAGCATGAGGAAATTATGGCATCACCTTTGCTAGTATACTTGCAATCGTACTTCAGCCAGCACTTCAACCAGTGATACATTGAAAGGAGCCTACTTTGGAAGCAAGTCATGTAGCAGAAATTGAAACTTTATTTCAGGCTGTAACCAGTGGTGATTTCACCTTTAGAATAAGCGACGACCACCCCCTATCCAACTCAGCCAACCATATGATGCAATGGCTGGATCAAATGCAACTTAAAGAGCTCAAAGATAAAGTCGAACTAACCATGACAGGCTTTGAAAACACCATCAATATGGCAAAGCTGCAGCAGTTGGCGGATGGTGTTGCCCAACGCACAGAAACCATGGCATCAGCCACCGAAGAAATGAGTATTACCGTACAAATGATTGCCGAGCAGGCTGATAAAGTTGGCTGTCAAAGTGAACAAGCAAAGATTGCTGTCGATGAAGGCAGTCAGTCTATGAAACAAGTGTTTGATGTTATCCATGCCACAACACAACAAATGGACAATGTTACCGATGAGGTTCAACAGCTTGCGAGTGTATCCAAAGAAATTGATAGCTTATTAACAACCATACAAAAAATATCCGATCAAACCAATTTACTTGCCTTAAATGCCACAATTGAAGCAGCTAGAGCTGGTGATGCAGGCCGTGGATTTGCAGTTGTGGCAGGAGAGGTCAAACAACTATCCCATCAAACCAAAGATGCCGCTGATAACATTGTAGAAAAAAGTATAAGCATACAAAAATCTGTTGCGGCTGTCGTTGCACGTTTGAGCGAAATGTCTGAAACGGTTACCAATGCATCATCCATTGTCGAAACCACACAAACCTCCATGGACACCATCGTTTATAATATGCAGCAGGTGGATGAAAGCGTACATGGCATGCACCATGCCACCAAAGAACAAGCTATTGCATCCACTGAAATCGCTGAGGGTGTAACCCAATGTCATGCGGATGCAAAAGTAATGGATACCCAAGCCAATCAAAGCTTAAACACAACAGATAAAATGGATGTTTCGCTACGTGCAGACCTACAAGAGTTTTCAGAGCTTAAAATCACCAATGCTGTCATTCAGCTCGCTAAAAGCGACCATATGTTTTGGAAAAAACGTTTAATGGATATGATTTTAGGCCGCGGTAGCATTGATATCAACGAAGTCACTGACCACCACAGTTGCCGTTTAGGCAAATGGTATTACAGCAATGGGCAAGCTGAGTTTGGTAACTGCGCTTCTTTCAAAAGCATTGAATCACCCCATACCGATATGCATAGATTAGCCAAACAAGCAGTCAGTAAGTTCAATGCTGGTGATATAGCTGGCGCTACCCAAGACGTAGATGCCATTACCCCATTATCAGCTGCTGTAGTCAAAGGTCTGGAAGAGTTAGAACAGTAGACTATACTTACTTACATGACTCATAAGCCAAATAATATTCTTGGTGTTTTTCGCCAGCTTTCACTTTTTCAAGTTGTTCTGGCAGCATCATTCTTACTGGTATTAAGTTATTTTTTCTACTTAATGTCCAATAGTTTAGCTGAAAGCCTTGAAAAAGACTTACACAATGCTTTTGACCAACAAAATTTAACCGTAGTTGATATTGCCAGCTCTCGCGTAGGTTTTCATATTGCCAACGATGTTGCAGAGAATGTGCGTCTTCTCGGGCAGTTCCCTGCCATGCAACGCTTAGAATTCCACAATGGCACGCGTGATATGGAAAAAGTAAATACTTTTGCAGCTCCTAGAGTAGATGGTTTTATTTTATTTGATGCACAAGGTGACTTCTTCAGTGCATTCCCAGAGTCCATGCAACACATCTATCAAGGCAACCAATCTACCCAGCCTTTCTTTCAAGTAAGCAAAGAAACTTCCTCACTTTATTTTTCCAACTGGTTCCCAGATGGTGACCACCTTAAAATGCGTGTCTCTGCCCCCATATACAATCGCATCGTTGATAAAAACTTTCCTGAACCAACCAATCAACTTTCTGGTGTCATCATGGCGCAAATTGACTTTGATCGCACAGTTGCCAGTGAACTAGGTCGACTGAAATCTAGCGGGATTATGCACTGGATTATTGATGAGAAATCTGGCGATGTGCTTTATCATTCTGTACTACCTCGCACCACCAATAAAAATGCTATTGATTCAGACGAAAGTACCTTGGCAAAAAAGCTACTGCAAGCTTTTTCCTCAACTATCTTAGAGCCAGGTATTCATCGCACAAAAATAAACGGAAAAGATTATTCTATAGCAAGTGCACGTAGCACCGTAGGTCCACACAAAATTATTGTAAATTTGGCATATGATGATTCTTCCGTAACCAACTTGGTTCATGAAAAAACAAGCCGTATTTATCAGCTAGGGATAACCTTTCTGATTGTTGTACTCATAGGTGCATGGATAACCTTACGTCAAATTGCTAAGCGCCAAACTTTAATTACAGAAAAAGAACACCTTGCTCGAGAGTTATCATTAGAAGAAGATAAGAAAAAACTACGCGAGCAAGTCTTTCAACTACAAAAAATGGAAAGCTTAGGCTCTTTGGCTGCGGGTACAGCACACGAACTGAATAATGCTTTAACTGGACCTATGGGAATGCTTAGCATACTTGCATTAAAACCAAATATGCCAGAAGAGAAACGCACAAAAATGTTAACCAAAGCTGTTAAAGGCATTGAACAAGCTCGCAGTATTGTCGAAAGCTTACTGCGTTTCTCCCGCAGTGAACGTAATGAAAAACATGCGGGTGATATCAATGAAGACGTACGCTTTGCCCTAAACATGTATAAAAAAGAGCTTGAACATGCAGGCATTGAGTTAAACTGTCATTTACAAGAAGGTTTACCCGATGTCATTGCTTCACACCGACAAATACAACAAGTTATTCTAAACTTAATCACCAATGCTAAATATGTATTAAACAAGGGTGACTCTTTAAATATATCCACCAAGCCCCTAGAAAAGAATAGTATTGATGGTGTGCTCATCCAAATTACAGATACAGGCCCTGGTATGGATCAAGAAACACAACAGCGTATCTTTGAACCTTTCTTCTCAACCAAACCCGTTGGTGATGGAACAGGATTAGGGCTGTCCATTTGTTATGGTATTATTCAAGAACATAATGGTACCTTAGATGTACAAAGCCGACCAGATGAAGGGGCAACATTTAGCATCTGGCTTCCACTGAACCAAGAGTCGTAACATGAAAAGAATACTTACCATAGATGACAATGAACTTGTTCAAGAAATCTTAGAGCCTATGCTAGATATTTGGGCAGAAGAACGTCAGTTACCCATTGAAATCATAACTGCAAGTAACGGCAAAGAAGCATTATCATGGGTTAATCAGCATAGTGCTCCAGATTTGATATTATTGGATGTGCGTATGCCTATTATGGATGGTGCTGAATTCTTACGACAAACAGCTTTGCTTGGTTTGGATATCAAGCCGTTCACCTTACTACTTACAGGTTACGCCGATGACCTAGAAGAACATTTAGGCACGGATGCCTTACTCATGAAACACCTACGCAAACCATTCACAGCACCCGAATTATTCCAAGCATTAGATAAACTGGTGTCAAAGTAAATCTATACCACCCGCTATTTTAAAGTGCCTAAATAGGCAATAACATCCTCTCTGGCTTGTTCATCCTGCATTTCAGGTAATGTAGGCATGGTTAGGTTATAGGTATTACTTTCTTTTAAATTTTGTGCATACTCATCATGTTTAATCATTTTACTTGGG
Proteins encoded in this region:
- a CDS encoding RluA family pseudouridine synthase; amino-acid sequence: MASSELKNEKKPHLIIDKNEDNSRIDRVLCRLLGQEKRTLILRLIRKGNVRVNSKRIKPEFRVHEGDSVFLPASLRPDAPEQQAQTFMPTIKNLITLYEDDDLLIIDKQAGIVVHGGSGHDVGLVERLKVQLNLPELRLAHRLDRDTSGCLLLAKNLKTLRKLTESFRNRDAHKTYLAWVAGHPYPYAGRMQSKLLKGVTQSGERMVVDSEHGQEAITDLQTVLLREHADWRYSLVALQPHSGRTHQLRVQLQQEGHAILGDPKYAEKGDLKHYKTIKGKGLALHAWRLRFEHPSTGKILECRAPWPKRWAHFKKET
- a CDS encoding cobyric acid synthase; the encoded protein is MKTNALMIQGTASGVGKSVLVAGLCRLLARNGVKVAPFKPQNMSNNAAVTADGGEIGRAQALQALACGIQPTVDMNPVLIKPESNQKAQLIVRGKVHGRLHAKHFRKDRIALLDTVLQSFDTLQQQYDMVIIEGAGCPAEPNLMLGDIANMGFAEAADIPVWLVGDIDKGGVFASLKGCIDILQDEHSHRIQALLINRFRGDPALLNDALTWLEQDTNKPIIGVIPMLNLDLPEEDSPFKHEQLSKKQQQLHIAVIAYPHMSNHDDLDPLASDPDIQVSFVRNTDELQPCDLIVLPGSKHVSSDLAWLKTQGFADKIQQHLRYHGKVLGICGGLQMLGKHIVDTVDDAFSSSVEGESCQGLSLLPIHTQMMPEKTLKQVQQTANFPQGHLVTGYEIHHGVSHTNEHLFPFAACSEDKQVWGTYVHGLFEQGEFRQAWLLELGFKTTNNTNQYDRTLASLDILADQLKKSLHPQYLQQLLIPKS
- the pgeF gene encoding peptidoglycan editing factor PgeF yields the protein MFYVSRLLQKHGVQAVFTNREAGTTADFSLLDETKLAHNIQVLCHQTHMPIPHQVIQAHKAEVLHCSGLGHMHQQEADILLATDQGVALAVRTADCVPILLADQQAGVIAAVHAGWKGTVAQAVFKAVQAMCERGANAEKIVTSLGPSIGPCCFEVSPDVAKKFSDVCQQNVSFYRHGTYFVDLASVNQEQLLCAGVQPENIETSSHCTVCHIDPLYYSFRRDEGDTGRQLSMIMLA
- a CDS encoding methyl-accepting chemotaxis protein, whose amino-acid sequence is MEASHVAEIETLFQAVTSGDFTFRISDDHPLSNSANHMMQWLDQMQLKELKDKVELTMTGFENTINMAKLQQLADGVAQRTETMASATEEMSITVQMIAEQADKVGCQSEQAKIAVDEGSQSMKQVFDVIHATTQQMDNVTDEVQQLASVSKEIDSLLTTIQKISDQTNLLALNATIEAARAGDAGRGFAVVAGEVKQLSHQTKDAADNIVEKSISIQKSVAAVVARLSEMSETVTNASSIVETTQTSMDTIVYNMQQVDESVHGMHHATKEQAIASTEIAEGVTQCHADAKVMDTQANQSLNTTDKMDVSLRADLQEFSELKITNAVIQLAKSDHMFWKKRLMDMILGRGSIDINEVTDHHSCRLGKWYYSNGQAEFGNCASFKSIESPHTDMHRLAKQAVSKFNAGDIAGATQDVDAITPLSAAVVKGLEELEQ
- a CDS encoding sensor histidine kinase, which encodes MTHKPNNILGVFRQLSLFQVVLAASFLLVLSYFFYLMSNSLAESLEKDLHNAFDQQNLTVVDIASSRVGFHIANDVAENVRLLGQFPAMQRLEFHNGTRDMEKVNTFAAPRVDGFILFDAQGDFFSAFPESMQHIYQGNQSTQPFFQVSKETSSLYFSNWFPDGDHLKMRVSAPIYNRIVDKNFPEPTNQLSGVIMAQIDFDRTVASELGRLKSSGIMHWIIDEKSGDVLYHSVLPRTTNKNAIDSDESTLAKKLLQAFSSTILEPGIHRTKINGKDYSIASARSTVGPHKIIVNLAYDDSSVTNLVHEKTSRIYQLGITFLIVVLIGAWITLRQIAKRQTLITEKEHLARELSLEEDKKKLREQVFQLQKMESLGSLAAGTAHELNNALTGPMGMLSILALKPNMPEEKRTKMLTKAVKGIEQARSIVESLLRFSRSERNEKHAGDINEDVRFALNMYKKELEHAGIELNCHLQEGLPDVIASHRQIQQVILNLITNAKYVLNKGDSLNISTKPLEKNSIDGVLIQITDTGPGMDQETQQRIFEPFFSTKPVGDGTGLGLSICYGIIQEHNGTLDVQSRPDEGATFSIWLPLNQES
- a CDS encoding RNA recognition motif domain-containing protein, whose translation is MNIGCVSKGIAMAIALGLIGYFVGPMVGLNQEIPVGSVLASGLVIGFLLGAWAFGGGPCRSSSKVKHNNTNVLYVGNIPFKAREEEVQRLFETYGTVVSVRLVRGGPSRRPKGYGFVEMGSAGDVKAALVLNGEEFAGRKLRVNEAKDKK
- a CDS encoding response regulator, with the protein product MKRILTIDDNELVQEILEPMLDIWAEERQLPIEIITASNGKEALSWVNQHSAPDLILLDVRMPIMDGAEFLRQTALLGLDIKPFTLLLTGYADDLEEHLGTDALLMKHLRKPFTAPELFQALDKLVSK
- a CDS encoding RluA family pseudouridine synthase, whose translation is MTSDKNVVTWDIPSEWHGKRLDAALTALSGLTRVRIQQLLDEGCIWQSGAKKQRLKRSVKVMEGDVFLADIPVAQAMDLQPEDIPLDVLFEDEYLIVVNKPAGMVVHPSHGHDTGTLVHALLHHCESLPGINGVERPGIVHRLDKDTSGSLVVAKTEAAHQGLSALFANHDLQREYVAWCRGFPRWMQKRIELPIGRHPHNRQKMAVVPQGKVAITDASLEQRFDEHFCRMRLRLHTGRTHQIRVHLSHEGMPVLGDAVYGRKFNPSKTIAEPAYSVLKNLSRQALHAETLGFVHPITQEDILCFAPFPDELAQLNTALKTLM
- a CDS encoding Rne/Rng family ribonuclease, with protein sequence MKKLMLINASHEEESRVAIVEDDFLQELDIESTHKVLTKGNIYKGTITKVEASLQAAFVEYGALRQGFMPLSEIHPDYWKDGVDKTQDPRNVNIQDVLEPKQSVLVQVVKEERGNKGAALTTYLSLAGRYLVLSPNTERGGISRKLPEDVRRALKEILSQLNVPDNMGLIVRTAGRDQKLEALERDYSYLQRLWDEIRIKSGTAPSPSLIYLEGDMATRAIRDHFSDDIHEIWVDNHEVYTRTKNFVHAVLPGKEKLVKLYRGKKPIFRQYGIESQCEQIHEREIRLPSGGSIVFDPTEALTAVDVNSSRSTGRKHIDDTALDTNLEAAREIARQLRIRDIGGLVVVDFIDMANRKHGQQVEEELRSATAADKARVQFARISRFGLLEMSRQRLHPSVRETTTETCPRCQGRGSILTVESMALQMLTRMEDLAEKGKKPKLVVQVPSETGEYLMNNKRDYIARIEENHDVQISLQIRPDLMIPHYRIERHWRDDNQDRLEMLEDTMKGKKPQRVARKLKPMKPVVGIPQPIVKAVKVGWFKALLDKLFGEKKEDKPEVKHKNTSRKRKRTPNRTKKNKPAVKVDVKQEKPTKTEGEEGQKRRRRRRRRPAKDKAGQQQGAQQQNDQTQNNQQQNNQKKNNTAAAQPKKEPSTTTEV